Proteins encoded together in one Miscanthus floridulus cultivar M001 chromosome 16, ASM1932011v1, whole genome shotgun sequence window:
- the LOC136510838 gene encoding uncharacterized protein — MAIPNYTYLKLKMLGPNGVITVSSPFSHALTCDREHYELTTMAINSSELPQLGESSALEVPDYNKPTSLMAFYPLKETKAMGINPTDPTKTVRIRTQLSTK, encoded by the coding sequence atggccatccccaactacacctacctcaagctaaagatgctgggaccaaacggcgtcatcactgtgagTAGCCCCTTTTCGCACGCCCTCACATGTgaccgcgagcactacgagctcacCACCATGgccatcaactcgtccgagctcccgcagctcggggagtcatcggCTCTGGaagtcccagactacaacaaaccaacttcCTTGATGGCCTTCTATCCGCTCAAAGAAACCAAGGCGATGGGAAtcaaccccaccgacccaaccaagacggttcggatcaggacccagctctcgaccaaatag